The Uruburuella testudinis genome window below encodes:
- a CDS encoding aromatic amino acid transaminase codes for MFQHVEFYPGDPILSLVETYLNDPRAEKVNLGIGIYFDENGKLPVLASVRRAEIERAAEAQPRPYLPMEGLAEYRSAVQNLLFGTDNPALADKRIATIQTLGGSGALKIGADFLHRWFPQAQAYVSDPTWDNHKSIFEGAGIQTGTYPYYNPENGSVKFEEMLTFFLGLPENSILILHPCCHNPTGVDLSRAQWDAVLEIIQTRKLIPFMDIAYQGFGDDLDSDAYAIRKAAALGLPLFVSNSFSKNLSLYGERVGGLSVVCPNAEEAELVFGQLKLGVRRVYSSPPAHGGYITARVMNDEALCRQWESEVYAMRDRIRLMRQKLYDVLTAKIPNRDFRYFITQRGMFSYTGLSPAQVQRLQDEFAVYLVASGRMCVAGLNEGNIDYVADAFAEVLR; via the coding sequence ATGTTCCAGCACGTCGAATTCTACCCCGGCGACCCGATTCTCAGCCTTGTCGAAACCTATCTCAACGACCCGCGTGCCGAAAAAGTCAACCTCGGCATCGGCATTTATTTTGATGAAAACGGCAAACTGCCGGTGCTGGCTTCCGTGCGCCGGGCCGAAATCGAACGTGCCGCCGAAGCGCAGCCGCGCCCTTATCTGCCGATGGAAGGCTTGGCCGAATACCGCAGCGCCGTTCAAAATCTATTGTTCGGCACCGACAACCCCGCCCTAGCCGACAAGCGCATTGCCACCATTCAAACCCTCGGCGGCTCCGGCGCGCTGAAAATCGGTGCCGACTTTCTGCACCGCTGGTTTCCGCAGGCGCAAGCTTATGTCAGCGACCCCACTTGGGATAATCACAAAAGCATTTTTGAAGGGGCAGGCATCCAAACCGGCACTTACCCTTATTACAACCCCGAAAACGGCAGCGTTAAGTTTGAAGAAATGCTCACTTTTTTCCTCGGCCTGCCCGAAAACAGCATTCTGATTCTGCACCCATGCTGCCACAACCCCACCGGTGTAGATTTAAGCCGCGCCCAATGGGATGCCGTGCTCGAAATTATTCAAACCCGCAAACTGATTCCGTTTATGGACATCGCCTACCAAGGCTTCGGTGATGATTTGGACAGCGATGCTTATGCCATCCGCAAAGCCGCCGCATTGGGTTTGCCGCTGTTTGTGAGCAATTCGTTTTCCAAAAACCTGTCACTTTACGGTGAGCGCGTCGGCGGCCTGAGCGTGGTATGCCCGAATGCCGAAGAAGCTGAATTGGTGTTCGGCCAACTCAAGCTCGGCGTGCGCCGTGTCTATTCCAGCCCACCCGCACACGGCGGCTATATCACCGCCCGTGTGATGAACGATGAAGCGCTGTGCCGGCAATGGGAAAGCGAAGTCTATGCCATGCGCGACCGCATCCGCCTGATGCGCCAAAAGCTCTATGATGTCTTAACCGCCAAAATTCCCAACCGGGATTTCCGCTATTTCATCACCCAGCGCGGCATGTTCAGCTACACCGGCCTCAGCCCCGCGCAAGTGCAGCGCCTGCAAGACGAATTCGCCGTGTATCTGGTCGCCTCAGGCCGCATGTGTGTGGCCGGACTGAACGAGGGCAATATCGACTACGTGGCCGATGCATTTGCCGAAGTATTGAGATAA
- a CDS encoding YbdD/YjiX family protein — protein sequence MSNNILQHIKRAWKTARLTANLMVGVPDYDNYVAQQRKHNPNAPVMTELQFQDYCRKRRCGANGGRCC from the coding sequence ATGAGCAATAACATCCTGCAACACATCAAGCGCGCATGGAAAACCGCACGCCTCACCGCCAACCTGATGGTAGGCGTGCCCGATTATGACAATTACGTTGCCCAACAACGCAAACATAATCCCAATGCGCCCGTGATGACTGAATTGCAGTTTCAGGATTACTGCCGCAAGCGCCGCTGCGGTGCCAACGGCGGACGTTGCTGCTAG
- a CDS encoding carbon starvation CstA family protein, whose amino-acid sequence MKHLKTFLIWGIVVLVGLAAFTTLAMSRGEQVSAVWMVVAAISVYCIAYRFYSLFIAKQVMELDANRLTPAERHNDGLDYVPTHKGVLFGHHFAAIAGAGPLVGPVLAAQMGYLPGTLWIIFGVVFAGAVQDMMVLFISMRRDGKSLGDIVKQELGTTAGIIASVGILMIMVIIMAVLALIVVKALTHSPWGTFTIAATMPIALFMGIYTRYIRPGKIGEISIVGFILLMLAIVYGENVANSSYAHFFDLTGVQLTWAIMIYGFVAAVLPVWLLLTPRDYLSTFLKIGTIIALAIGIIIVSPALEMPAVTKFIDGTGPVFSGSLFPFLFITIACGAVSGFHALISSGTTPKMIENETHVRMIGYGGMLMESFVAIMALAAASVLDPGIYFAMNSPAALIGTDAVQAAQVVTQMGFPIDAATLLHTADAVGENTILSRAGGAPTLAVGMAYIMSQLIPGEAMMAFWYHFALLFEALFILTAVDAGTRVARFMIQDLGGIFVKPFGNTDSLPANLVATLLAVSFWGYFLYIGVTDPLGGINSLWPLFGIGNQMLAGVALIMVSVILVKMKKERYVWVPLVPALLVLFVTCYASMQKLFHSNPSIGFLAHAAKFKDAAARGEILAPAKDAVQMNQIAFNDYVNSGLTVLFLSVVVIVAVYGLRVALKARKVAWSTAKEVPAVYRNEVKANEQ is encoded by the coding sequence ATGAAACATTTAAAAACGTTTCTGATTTGGGGCATCGTGGTATTGGTCGGCCTGGCCGCCTTTACCACGCTTGCCATGAGCAGGGGCGAGCAGGTGAGCGCCGTCTGGATGGTGGTGGCCGCCATCTCGGTTTACTGCATTGCCTACCGCTTCTACAGCCTTTTCATCGCCAAACAGGTGATGGAGCTGGATGCCAACCGCCTCACCCCCGCCGAGCGCCATAACGACGGCCTCGACTATGTGCCCACACACAAAGGCGTGTTGTTCGGCCACCACTTCGCCGCCATTGCCGGCGCCGGCCCCTTGGTCGGCCCTGTGCTGGCCGCACAAATGGGCTATCTGCCCGGCACACTGTGGATTATCTTCGGCGTGGTATTTGCCGGTGCCGTGCAAGATATGATGGTGTTGTTTATCTCAATGCGCCGCGACGGCAAATCATTGGGCGACATCGTAAAACAAGAATTGGGCACCACCGCCGGCATTATCGCTTCTGTCGGCATTTTGATGATTATGGTCATCATTATGGCGGTGTTAGCGCTGATTGTGGTCAAAGCACTCACCCACAGCCCGTGGGGCACGTTTACCATTGCCGCCACCATGCCGATTGCGCTGTTTATGGGCATCTACACCCGCTATATCCGCCCGGGTAAAATCGGTGAAATTTCCATTGTCGGCTTTATTTTGCTGATGCTGGCAATTGTGTACGGCGAAAATGTGGCCAACAGCTCATATGCGCACTTTTTCGACCTCACCGGTGTGCAGCTCACTTGGGCGATTATGATTTACGGCTTTGTGGCAGCGGTGTTACCCGTGTGGCTGTTGCTCACGCCGCGTGATTACCTTTCCACCTTCCTGAAAATCGGCACTATCATTGCGCTGGCAATCGGCATCATCATCGTCAGCCCCGCTTTGGAAATGCCGGCGGTAACCAAATTTATCGACGGCACCGGCCCCGTGTTCTCAGGCAGCCTGTTCCCCTTCCTGTTTATCACCATTGCCTGCGGCGCAGTATCCGGCTTCCATGCGCTGATTTCTTCGGGCACCACGCCGAAAATGATTGAAAACGAAACCCATGTGCGCATGATCGGCTATGGCGGCATGCTGATGGAAAGCTTTGTGGCGATTATGGCTTTGGCCGCCGCTTCCGTGCTCGATCCCGGTATTTATTTCGCCATGAACAGCCCGGCTGCCTTAATCGGCACCGATGCCGTACAAGCCGCGCAAGTGGTCACCCAAATGGGCTTCCCGATTGATGCGGCCACCCTCTTGCACACCGCCGATGCGGTGGGTGAAAACACCATCCTTTCCCGTGCAGGCGGCGCCCCCACGCTGGCCGTAGGTATGGCATACATCATGAGCCAGCTGATTCCCGGCGAAGCAATGATGGCCTTCTGGTATCACTTTGCACTCCTGTTTGAAGCCCTGTTCATCCTCACCGCTGTCGATGCGGGCACCCGTGTGGCGCGTTTCATGATTCAGGATTTGGGCGGCATTTTTGTCAAACCGTTCGGCAACACCGATTCCCTGCCCGCCAACCTGGTGGCCACACTGCTGGCCGTGAGCTTCTGGGGCTACTTCCTCTATATCGGCGTTACCGACCCTCTGGGCGGCATCAACTCGCTGTGGCCGCTGTTCGGCATCGGCAACCAAATGCTGGCCGGTGTGGCGCTGATTATGGTGAGCGTGATTTTGGTGAAGATGAAAAAAGAGCGCTACGTATGGGTGCCGCTGGTGCCGGCGCTGTTGGTATTGTTTGTGACCTGCTACGCCAGCATGCAGAAACTGTTCCACAGCAATCCGTCTATCGGCTTTTTGGCACACGCCGCCAAATTTAAAGATGCGGCTGCGCGCGGCGAAATCCTCGCACCGGCCAAAGACGCGGTGCAAATGAACCAAATCGCCTTCAACGACTACGTCAATTCCGGCCTGACCGTATTGTTTCTGTCGGTCGTGGTGATTGTGGCCGTATATGGCTTGCGAGTGGCGCTGAAAGCCCGTAAAGTAGCATGGTCTACCGCCAAAGAAGTGCCTGCGGTTTACCGTAACGAGGTAAAAGCCAATGAGCAATAA
- a CDS encoding CstA-like transporter-associated (seleno)protein has protein sequence MKPDSDLKGRLKNWYTSLRIFAYYMAGIPDYDNYVARQRRYNAQAPVMSRLEFLDYCQQRRNGSGRCC, from the coding sequence ATGAAACCCGACTCTGATTTAAAAGGCCGTCTGAAAAACTGGTACACAAGCCTGCGTATTTTTGCCTACTATATGGCAGGCATTCCGGATTACGACAATTACGTTGCCCGGCAGCGCCGATACAATGCCCAAGCACCGGTAATGAGCCGCTTGGAATTTCTGGATTACTGCCAACAGCGCCGTAACGGCAGCGGCCGCTGCTGTTAA
- a CDS encoding carbon starvation CstA family protein — MKQLKTFLLWGLVVLVGVAAFSTLALHRGEHVNAVWMIVAAVSVYCIAYRFYSLYIAKNILELDANRMTPAERHNNGVDYVPTRKGVLFGHHFAAIAGAGPLVGPVLAAQMGYLPGTLWIIFGVVFAGAVQDMMVLFVSMRRDGKSLGDIVKQELGTTAGIIASIGILMIMIIITSVLALIVVKALTHSPWGTFTIVVTVPIALFMGVYSRYIRPGRIGEIAIFGFIALMLAVIYGDVVAQSPIGHWFDLNGVQLAIFIMAYGTISSLLPVWLLMTPRDFLSTFLKIGTIMALAFGIIVVGPELRMPAVTHFIDGSGPVFSGKLFPFLFITIACGAVSGFHALIASGTTPKMIDNEVNVRMIGYGGMLMESFVAIMALAAAACLEPGVYFAMNSPAALIGTDPATAAHAITTHLQIPVDAATLANTAREVGEHTILSRAGGAPTLAVGMAHIMSRLIPGEAMMAFWYHFALLFEALFILTAVDAGTRVSRFMYQDLLGIFIKPLGNSGSIPANLVATVLAVGSWGYFLYTGVTDPLGGINSLWPLFGIGNQMLAGIALIMISVVLVKMKKERFVWVSLLPALGLLVVTTVACLQKLFDADARVSFMAHAAKYRDAAAAGEILAPAKDLAQMNQIVLNDYVNSGLALAFLAVVIFIAVYGLQVALKARKIAWPTAKEVPAVYRNEVQTHETRL, encoded by the coding sequence ATGAAACAGCTAAAAACGTTTCTGCTTTGGGGTCTGGTGGTATTGGTCGGCGTCGCCGCCTTTTCTACTCTGGCCCTGCACCGCGGCGAACACGTCAACGCGGTATGGATGATTGTGGCCGCCGTATCCGTGTATTGCATCGCTTATCGGTTTTACAGCCTCTATATCGCGAAAAATATTCTTGAGTTGGATGCAAACCGCATGACGCCGGCCGAACGCCACAATAACGGTGTCGACTATGTTCCTACCCGTAAAGGCGTGTTGTTCGGCCACCATTTTGCCGCCATTGCCGGCGCAGGCCCACTGGTCGGGCCGGTGCTGGCCGCGCAAATGGGCTATCTGCCCGGCACGCTGTGGATTATCTTCGGCGTGGTATTTGCCGGTGCCGTGCAGGATATGATGGTGTTGTTTGTCTCGATGCGCCGCGACGGCAAATCGCTGGGCGACATTGTGAAACAAGAGCTCGGCACCACGGCCGGCATCATTGCTTCTATCGGTATTCTGATGATTATGATCATCATCACTTCGGTGCTGGCGCTGATTGTGGTAAAAGCACTCACCCACAGCCCGTGGGGCACGTTTACCATTGTGGTTACCGTGCCGATTGCGCTGTTTATGGGTGTCTACAGCCGCTATATCCGCCCCGGCCGCATCGGTGAAATTGCTATTTTCGGCTTTATCGCGCTGATGCTGGCGGTGATTTACGGCGATGTGGTGGCGCAAAGCCCCATCGGCCATTGGTTTGACCTCAACGGCGTGCAACTGGCCATCTTTATTATGGCTTACGGCACCATCTCTTCATTGCTGCCGGTATGGTTGTTGATGACTCCGCGCGATTTTCTTTCTACTTTTCTGAAAATCGGCACCATCATGGCTCTGGCGTTCGGCATCATCGTTGTCGGCCCCGAGCTGCGCATGCCTGCCGTCACCCACTTTATCGACGGCTCCGGCCCGGTATTTTCGGGCAAACTGTTTCCGTTTTTGTTTATCACCATCGCCTGCGGTGCGGTATCCGGCTTCCATGCTTTGATTGCTTCGGGCACCACGCCGAAAATGATTGATAACGAAGTGAACGTGCGCATGATCGGCTACGGCGGCATGCTGATGGAAAGCTTTGTTGCCATCATGGCCCTGGCCGCCGCCGCCTGCCTCGAACCCGGCGTTTATTTCGCCATGAACAGCCCGGCTGCCTTAATCGGCACCGACCCGGCCACTGCCGCACACGCGATTACCACTCATCTGCAAATCCCGGTAGATGCCGCCACCTTGGCCAACACCGCGCGCGAAGTCGGCGAACACACCATCCTTTCCCGCGCCGGCGGCGCCCCCACCCTTGCAGTCGGCATGGCGCATATCATGAGCCGTCTGATTCCGGGTGAAGCAATGATGGCTTTTTGGTATCATTTCGCGCTTTTATTTGAAGCTTTGTTCATTCTCACCGCAGTGGATGCCGGCACCCGTGTCTCACGCTTTATGTATCAAGACTTGCTCGGCATTTTCATCAAACCGCTGGGAAATTCCGGCAGCATTCCGGCCAATTTGGTAGCCACTGTGCTGGCCGTCGGCTCGTGGGGCTACTTTCTTTACACCGGCGTCACCGACCCCTTGGGCGGCATCAATTCCCTGTGGCCGCTGTTCGGTATCGGCAACCAGATGCTGGCCGGTATCGCGCTGATTATGATCAGCGTGGTGTTGGTGAAAATGAAAAAAGAGCGTTTCGTATGGGTATCGTTGCTGCCGGCACTCGGCTTGCTGGTGGTTACCACGGTTGCCTGTCTGCAAAAACTGTTTGATGCCGATGCCCGTGTCAGCTTTATGGCTCACGCCGCCAAATACCGCGATGCTGCCGCTGCGGGTGAAATTCTGGCGCCGGCCAAAGATTTGGCGCAGATGAACCAAATCGTGCTCAACGATTATGTAAATTCAGGTTTGGCGCTGGCCTTTCTCGCCGTGGTGATTTTTATCGCCGTTTACGGCCTGCAAGTGGCTTTGAAAGCCCGTAAAATCGCTTGGCCGACGGCCAAAGAAGTGCCCGCAGTATACCGAAACGAGGTGCAAACCCATGAAACCCGACTCTGA
- the dusA gene encoding tRNA dihydrouridine(20/20a) synthase DusA, translating into MPSETLPPRRLSVAPMLDWTDRHYRYMARQITRHTWLYTEMINAGAVVYGDAERFLRFNEGEQPLALQLGGSEPALLAKAAKAAAQYDYNEVNLNCGCPSPRVQKGAFGACLMNEALLVADCLNAMQDAVQIPVTVKHRIGVDRQTEYSTVADFVGTLREKTACRTYIVHARNAWLDGLSPKENREVPPLKYEYVYRLKQDFPDLEIIINGGIADNEAIAGHLKHVDGVMVGREAYHNPMVMREWDALFYGDTRAPAAYAELVQRLYEYSQTQIQAGRGTILRHMVRHYLGLMHGLKNARVWRRMLSDVALLKDNDGSLILAAWREVEKANAWDA; encoded by the coding sequence ATGCCGTCTGAAACCCTGCCGCCGCGCCGCCTGAGCGTTGCCCCGATGCTCGATTGGACCGACCGCCATTACCGCTATATGGCGCGTCAGATTACCCGCCACACCTGGCTCTACACCGAAATGATCAATGCCGGTGCGGTGGTCTACGGCGATGCTGAGCGGTTTTTACGGTTTAACGAGGGCGAGCAGCCGCTGGCTTTGCAGTTGGGCGGCAGCGAGCCGGCATTGTTGGCTAAAGCCGCCAAAGCCGCGGCACAATACGACTATAATGAAGTCAACCTAAACTGCGGCTGCCCCAGCCCGCGCGTGCAGAAAGGCGCGTTTGGTGCGTGTTTGATGAACGAAGCCTTGTTGGTGGCCGATTGCTTGAACGCCATGCAGGATGCGGTGCAGATTCCCGTTACTGTGAAGCACCGCATCGGTGTCGACCGCCAAACCGAATACAGCACCGTGGCTGATTTTGTCGGCACCTTGCGTGAAAAAACCGCCTGCCGCACCTATATCGTGCACGCGCGCAACGCCTGGCTCGACGGCCTGTCGCCGAAAGAAAACCGCGAAGTGCCGCCGCTGAAATACGAATATGTTTACCGCCTGAAGCAAGATTTTCCCGATTTAGAAATCATCATCAACGGCGGCATTGCCGACAATGAAGCCATTGCAGGCCATCTGAAACATGTCGACGGCGTGATGGTCGGGCGCGAGGCCTACCACAACCCGATGGTGATGCGCGAATGGGATGCGCTGTTTTACGGCGATACCCGTGCGCCGGCCGCTTATGCCGAATTGGTGCAGCGGCTGTATGAATACAGCCAAACACAGATTCAGGCAGGGCGGGGAACGATTTTGCGGCATATGGTGCGCCATTACCTCGGCCTGATGCACGGCCTGAAAAATGCCCGCGTATGGCGGCGCATGCTTTCCGATGTCGCGCTTTTGAAAGACAACGACGGCAGCCTGATTCTGGCGGCTTGGCGCGAAGTGGAAAAAGCCAATGCATGGGATGCATAG
- the pyrF gene encoding orotidine-5'-phosphate decarboxylase: MNPLIADFVSENARTPVIVALDFADEKSTLAFVRRLEPDLCQLKIGKELFTATGRNLAESLINQGFKLFLDLKYHDIPHTVAQACKVAADMGVWMVDMHASGGRRMMEAAAEAVAHHAHKPLLIGVTVLTSMDEQDFAETGVQRSIAEQVSALAALAQQSGLDGVVCSAHEAAGLRTERGEDFVLVTPGIRLDVAGNSDDQRRIMTPAQALAAGSSYLVMGRPITQAADPVAVLREVNAAAAGA; this comes from the coding sequence ATGAACCCATTAATCGCTGATTTTGTTTCCGAAAACGCGCGCACCCCCGTGATTGTGGCGTTGGATTTTGCCGATGAAAAAAGCACGCTTGCATTCGTGCGCCGCCTCGAGCCGGACTTGTGCCAGCTCAAAATCGGCAAAGAGCTGTTTACCGCCACCGGCCGCAACCTTGCCGAAAGCCTGATTAACCAAGGCTTCAAGCTGTTTCTCGATTTGAAATACCACGATATTCCCCACACCGTGGCGCAGGCCTGCAAAGTGGCCGCCGATATGGGCGTGTGGATGGTAGACATGCACGCCTCGGGCGGCCGCCGCATGATGGAAGCCGCCGCTGAGGCGGTGGCCCATCATGCGCACAAACCGTTGCTCATCGGCGTCACCGTGCTTACCAGCATGGACGAGCAGGATTTTGCCGAAACCGGCGTGCAGCGCAGTATTGCCGAGCAAGTATCCGCCTTGGCCGCCTTGGCGCAGCAAAGCGGGCTGGACGGCGTAGTCTGCTCCGCCCACGAAGCGGCAGGTTTGCGCACCGAGCGTGGTGAAGATTTCGTTTTGGTCACGCCCGGTATCCGTTTGGATGTTGCCGGCAATAGTGACGACCAGCGCCGCATTATGACGCCCGCGCAAGCCTTGGCTGCCGGTTCGAGCTATTTGGTGATGGGGCGCCCGATTACCCAAGCCGCTGATCCGGTGGCGGTATTGCGCGAAGTGAATGCGGCTGCTGCCGGTGCCTGA
- a CDS encoding YbjQ family protein yields MMLISNMEFIPDRKVVKHLGLVQGSSVRAKHFGRDFMAGLKNMVGGELKGYTELLNESREQAVARMLEQARQAGANAVLNVRFSTSSVAAGAAEIFAYGSAVLLDDEQ; encoded by the coding sequence ATGATGTTGATATCCAATATGGAATTTATTCCCGACCGCAAAGTAGTCAAACATTTGGGCTTGGTGCAAGGCTCAAGCGTGCGGGCCAAACATTTCGGGCGCGATTTTATGGCCGGCCTCAAAAACATGGTGGGCGGCGAGCTTAAAGGCTATACCGAGCTGCTCAACGAATCGCGCGAACAGGCGGTGGCGCGTATGCTGGAGCAGGCGCGTCAAGCCGGTGCGAATGCCGTATTAAACGTGCGCTTTTCCACCTCTTCGGTGGCGGCAGGGGCTGCTGAAATTTTTGCTTACGGCTCTGCGGTGCTGCTGGACGACGAGCAGTAA
- a CDS encoding YbjQ family protein yields the protein MDWMMMAKVAWPLLLLLGALIVGSLLEKRHYASILKREAQLHHIVVVVSRFPSEQFGSQFLVTGSVVVSSDYFRRTLAMFRQIFGGNVKSYESMLDRGRREALLRMKAQAAGQGANAVFNIKLETSSLSQTDNGKGALGTVEVLAYGTAGTLADEV from the coding sequence ATGGATTGGATGATGATGGCTAAAGTGGCTTGGCCGTTATTGCTGCTGCTGGGGGCGCTGATTGTCGGCAGCTTGCTGGAAAAACGCCATTATGCCAGTATTTTGAAACGTGAAGCCCAGTTGCACCACATCGTGGTGGTGGTGTCCCGTTTTCCGTCGGAGCAGTTTGGCAGCCAGTTTTTGGTGACCGGCAGCGTGGTGGTGTCGAGCGATTATTTCCGCCGCACGCTGGCTATGTTTCGGCAGATTTTCGGCGGCAATGTGAAAAGTTACGAAAGCATGCTCGACCGCGGCCGGCGCGAGGCTTTGCTGCGCATGAAGGCTCAGGCTGCCGGGCAGGGGGCAAATGCGGTGTTCAATATCAAGCTGGAAACCTCATCACTATCGCAGACCGATAACGGCAAAGGCGCTTTGGGCACGGTTGAAGTGCTGGCCTACGGCACGGCGGGAACGCTGGCTGATGAAGTTTGA
- a CDS encoding M48 family metallopeptidase, translated as MKFENHRFDERLNPNIAHEHPLKELGRMVMWLAAAGLAILLAVELLVRTLPYTVSLQNESRWFSPLAAPLLADIREDAGMQALADKIAASMQMPQGSVTVHIGNDEMVNAFATFGGHVVMMQGLLDVLPSEEAVAAVLAHEIGHIRARDPLRGVSRSLLLDIIGSAVLGGDGFSSLGYLENLRYSRDLEEAADAGAVRFSAAEYGHTGGVVEMLEVLAELSAQQQMPAHTPDWLSTHPRPQARLAAVRKLARQAAYAEHKPARPNRWQRPSE; from the coding sequence ATGAAGTTTGAAAACCACCGCTTCGATGAGCGGCTCAACCCCAATATCGCGCACGAACACCCGCTGAAAGAATTAGGGCGGATGGTGATGTGGCTGGCGGCAGCGGGGCTGGCGATTCTGTTGGCGGTCGAGCTGCTGGTGCGCACGCTGCCTTATACCGTGTCGCTGCAAAATGAAAGCCGTTGGTTTTCGCCACTGGCTGCGCCGCTGCTGGCGGATATCCGTGAAGATGCCGGCATGCAGGCCTTGGCCGATAAAATCGCCGCTTCGATGCAGATGCCGCAGGGCAGCGTGACGGTGCATATCGGCAATGACGAGATGGTCAATGCTTTTGCCACTTTCGGCGGCCATGTGGTGATGATGCAGGGTTTGCTCGATGTTTTGCCGAGTGAGGAAGCCGTAGCGGCAGTATTGGCGCACGAAATCGGCCATATCCGCGCACGCGACCCTTTGCGCGGCGTGTCGCGCAGCCTGCTGCTGGACATAATCGGCTCGGCGGTGCTCGGCGGCGACGGTTTCAGCAGCTTGGGCTATTTGGAAAACTTGCGCTACAGCCGCGATTTGGAAGAAGCTGCCGATGCTGGTGCAGTGCGGTTTTCGGCGGCAGAATACGGCCATACCGGCGGCGTGGTGGAAATGCTGGAAGTGTTGGCAGAATTGAGCGCACAGCAACAAATGCCGGCACACACGCCGGATTGGCTGTCTACCCACCCGCGCCCGCAAGCACGCTTGGCAGCCGTCAGAAAGCTGGCGCGGCAAGCGGCTTATGCAGAACACAAACCGGCCAGGCCAAACCGTTGGCAGAGGCCGTCTGAATAA
- the rfaE1 gene encoding D-glycero-beta-D-manno-heptose-7-phosphate kinase: protein MHTEQLKKRLAQARVLVVGDVMLDRYWFGDVARISPEAPVPVAKINQIDQRAGGAANVARNIASLGGQAALLSVVGDDEAAGALDSLMRQDGVASHLLRDPEIATTVKLRVVARNQQLIRLDFEETPRREILDGVKETYRNLLSDYDVVILSDYGKGGLLHVSSMIDWAREAGKAVLIDPKGDDYEKYTGATLLTPNRAELKEVVGSWKNEAELTEKAQSLRRRLDMEALLLTRSEEGMSLFRDGQIDHQPTRAQEVYDVSGAGDTVIASMGLALAAGFDITEAMHLANTAAGVVVAKLGTAVCSFDELAAALAEL from the coding sequence ATGCATACCGAACAATTGAAAAAACGCTTGGCTCAAGCCCGTGTCTTGGTGGTGGGCGATGTGATGCTCGACCGCTACTGGTTTGGCGATGTGGCGCGTATTTCGCCCGAAGCCCCCGTGCCGGTGGCGAAAATCAACCAAATCGACCAACGCGCGGGCGGGGCGGCCAATGTGGCGCGCAATATCGCCTCACTCGGCGGGCAGGCGGCATTGCTGTCGGTGGTTGGCGATGACGAAGCTGCGGGCGCACTCGACAGCCTGATGCGGCAAGACGGCGTGGCCTCACATTTGCTGCGCGACCCCGAAATCGCCACCACGGTCAAATTACGTGTAGTGGCCCGCAACCAGCAGCTTATCCGGCTGGATTTTGAAGAAACGCCGCGCCGTGAAATTCTCGATGGTGTCAAAGAAACCTACCGCAACCTGTTGTCTGATTACGATGTGGTGATTTTGTCGGATTACGGCAAAGGCGGCCTGCTGCATGTGTCGAGTATGATAGACTGGGCGCGTGAAGCCGGCAAAGCGGTGTTAATCGACCCCAAAGGCGATGACTACGAAAAATACACCGGTGCCACCTTGCTCACGCCCAACCGCGCCGAATTGAAAGAAGTGGTGGGCAGCTGGAAAAACGAAGCAGAGTTAACCGAAAAAGCCCAATCGCTGCGCCGCCGCCTCGATATGGAAGCCTTGCTGCTCACCCGCAGCGAAGAGGGGATGAGCCTGTTTCGCGATGGTCAAATCGATCACCAGCCCACACGTGCGCAGGAAGTGTATGATGTTTCCGGCGCAGGCGACACGGTGATTGCCAGCATGGGCTTGGCGCTGGCAGCGGGCTTCGACATCACCGAAGCCATGCACCTGGCCAACACCGCCGCCGGTGTGGTGGTGGCGAAACTGGGCACGGCAGTGTGCAGCTTCGATGAATTGGCAGCGGCATTGGCCGAACTGTGA